Part of the Leifsonia soli genome is shown below.
GCTCCCGGAGCGGGTGCCGTCGGCCCTCCCGGAGCCGTCGGCGGCTTGGGTGCGACAGGAGCCGTCGTGAACTTGCCGCTCGGCGACGGGAAGGCCCCGCCCCCGTAGGCTGCGTTCAGTGCCGTCTGGATGCGCTTGACGATCGAGAACTTGACGTTGCCGCCGCCGATGCCCTGGAATGTCTGGCTCCGCAGGGCCACCTGGCCCTGCACGTTGCCCACCCACGTCGCCTGGGCGACCTTCGTGGTGGACGTGACCAGCCAGTTCTCGAGCGAATTGTCGGTCGTGCCGGTCTTGCCGAAGATCGGGATTCCGTCGCCGGGATTGGCGGCGGAGGCGGTGCCTCCGCCGCGCAGCACACCCTGGAGGGCGTAGATCGCCGCCGCCGCGACCTGGGGATCGATCGGGGTAGGCGAGCAGGTAGACTTCGGGACCGCGTGCTCTGCGCCGTCCGCGTCAACGATCTTGTCGATCGCGATCGGGCTGCAGGCGACGCCGTTGTTGGCGAGGCCTGCGTAGGCGGTCGCCATCGTCAGCGGGGCGATGTAGTTGGTGCCGAGCACAGAGGACGGGTTCGACATGAACGGGTTCTGAGCCTCGTCCGCTCCGTGCACCAGGAGGTCCTTGGCGCGCTGCTTGATCCCGCAGAGGTCGAGCTGGGTCGCCATCTTGGCGAAGATCGTGTTGATCGACTGTGCGGTCGCGTTCATCACGGTGGTGGAGGTGACGGACTCGCCTTCGTCGTTCGACACGTTCCAGGGTGCCCCGCCGATGTCGTTGCACGGGTCGCTCGCGTGGAACTGGGTCTGCGGGAAGACGTGCTGTGTCCCACTGACCGTCTGGTAGAGCGAGTGGCCCTCCTGCAGCCACTCGAGCAGGTCGAACACCTTGTAGGCGGACCCTGTCTGGAAGCCCTCTGATGCGCCGTAATCGTAGTCGGTGTTGTAGTTGACCGCCGTGGTCCCCGGGGCGGGCGCCGCAGTGTTGTCGTATGGCCGGTTCTGCACCATCGTCACAACGCGGCCCGTTCCGACCTCGACGGAAACGTTCGAGGACCCGAGGTCGAGCCGCGGGCTGGTGGGCGGGATATACGCGCTGACCGCCTGCTGCGCCTGGTTCTGAAGGTCCAGGTTGAGCGTCGTGTAGATCTTGAGGCCGCCGCGGGTCAGGTAGTTGGTGCGATCATCGTCGGTCTTGCCGAAGATCGTGTCCTGCTTGATCACGTGCTCGACGTAGTCGCAGAAGAACGCGGCGTTGTACTGCTGCGCCGTCATGCAGCCGTTCTGCGTCGGGGTGATCTTCGGCTCGACCTTGGTGGCCCGGGCCGCGTCGTGCTCCTCCTTGGTGATCTTCCCGTTGGCGAGCATCCGGTCGAGCACGTAGTTGCGCCGGTCGAGGGTCTCCTTGTACCCGTTGGCCGCGCCGTTCTCCTTGTCGTCCGGCCGGTCGATCCGAAGGTTGTCCGGGTTGTTCAGGATGGCGATCAGCGTCGCCGCCTGCTGGACGTTGACATCCTTCGCGGCCACCCCGAAGTAGTACTCGGCGGCGGACTGGACGCCGTAGACGCGGCCGCCGAACAGCGCGATGTTCAGGTAGCTCTGGAGGATGTCGTTCTTCGAGTACTCCTTCTCGAGCCCGATCGCGTACCGCATCTCCTTCAGCTTGCGGGACGGGTCGACCTTCGTCGCGTCGTCGTAGCAGGCCTCGTAGACCGTCAGCTGCTTCTTCTGGACGGCCTCGGTCGCGGTGGGGTCGGGCTGCTTGTTCTCACACCGCTGCACGAGGATGTTCTTCACGTACTGCTGGGTGATCGACGAGCCGCCCTGCACCGACTTGTGCAGCGCGGTCAGCATCGCGCCGCGGATCGTGCCGGTGACATCCACCCCGCCGTGCTCGTAGAACCGCGGGTCCTCCGTCGCGATCGCCGCATCCTTGAGGTTCTGCGAGATGCCGTCCCAGCCGACCTCGACACGGTTCTGCGAGTAGAAGCTGGCGATCGGCACCTGCTGGCCGTTGCTGAGGGCGTACATGGTGGACGCCTGCGCGAGCGGTTCGACCTTGATGTACTCGGGGAGGCCGTCGAAGACGCTGATGGTCGAGTCCGCCGCGCTCCCCGTCAGCGCGACGGCCGGCGTCACCGCCGCCGCCGCGAGCACACCGGCGAGTCCGCTCAGCGCGACGAAGCCGACCAGGGCGGGCGCCCATCCCCATCTCATCCGTCTTCTCCCTCGTGGAACAACCAGTCGTCCGTGGCGGCAATGATACGCGTCGCATCCGACCGGCCCCGGGCGTCGGCGCTCAGGTTGGGGGAAGAAGCGAAGACCGCTGCGCCTGTGGACGGATCGGTCAGGACGCGTCGCGCAGTTTGTCGCAGAGGATGACGAGGGTCTCGAGCTCTTCGGGGGTCAGCCGGCCGCCGACGCGATCTGTGATGGTCTTCATATGATCGACGGCGACCCGGCGGAACATGTCGTATCCGGTGTCGGTCAGTCGGATCACGGTGCCGCGCGCATCCGACGGCTCCGGGCACTTCGCCACCAGCCCCCGCGCCACCAGGCGGTCCACGAGCCGGCTCACGCTCGGCTGGGTGAGCAGCACGTGCTTGTTCAGATCGCGGAGACGCAGCTCGCGGTTCGGCTGCCGCGACAGGTTGAACAGCACGTCGTACTCGTTGAACGAGATGTCGCGGGTGGGGAACTCGGCGGCGAGCGTGCGCATCACCGCGACCTGCGCCCGGAACAGTGACTCCCAGGCGGACACGGCGCTGATGCGGGTGCGCTTCGTGGGCTCCGCCGCCGTCGCGCTCTCGGCCATGACCCGTCCTCCCTCTGCGAGCTCAATGCATTCGCATCTTCTCATCATGCGCGCGAGGCGACATCCGTGCCACCACGGGGGAGCGGGCGCCGCGGGAGGAGAGGACGGAGAGAGAAAAGATTGAGGGCCGGCCGCAGAGGCTAGCGGCCGGCCCTCTCCCTTGCACCAAGAGTGTCCTGCAATCACATTCCGCGATGGCTGCCACAGCAAACAACCATTGCTCTTGAACTATATAACGAAGAGGTAACGGCATCTAGTTATCAAGTCGTTATTTTTTCTGCGAGTTCGCTATGCGTACTGATGCGGTCTCTCAGCGTCAACTCGCGTGAGAGAAGCTTGGTCGTCGACCAGATCCTCTTCCACGGGGTTGTGACCCGGTCGGCTGCCGCCAGTGAGAGCCGGGACGCCGGCGTGGGCTACTGCGCTTCGCCAGTGGAGGCCGCGCGGGCTGTAAGAACGTCGGGGACGTGCTCTTCGGCCCATCTGCGCACGGCTCGGAGGGGGACGAGAAGTGATCGGCCGAGGTCGGTGAGCGCGTACTCGACGCGCGGCGGGTTTTCGTCGTAGACCGTCCGGGATACCAGCCCGTCGTGCTCGAGAGAGCGCAGCGTCTCGGCGAGAACCTTGGGAGTGATGCCCTGGATGCGATCAGCCAGCGCGGTGAATCGCATCGGTTCGTGCTCGAGCGCGTTGATGATGAACACGGTCCACCGTGCTCCGATGCGCCGCAGCACGATACGCGACGGGCAGGTCGCTGACATGATGTTGTACCCCACGGTGACCCTCCTCCGGTTACGTTGAAGTCACCAGTTACTTTTCCATAGCGTCGGGTGCGTCAGCAGCCGAACGGAGAAGAAACATGGTCCAGACCCCCGCCGCCCGCACCACGGCCGCCTCTCCAGCTCTCGGCGGCAGGTACTGGGTCCTGCTCACAGGAAGCACGCTCTCGAGCCTGGCGGACGGGTCGTTCAAGGTCGCGCTGCTTCTGGTCGCGAAGGCGACGACGGGCAGCCCGGCGTTGATCGCCGGTGTGTCGTTCGCGGCCACCCTGCCCTGGCTCCTCGCCTCCCTCCCGGCCGGTGCCATCGCGGACCGTGGGGACCGCCGCCGGATCATGCTGGCCGCGAACATCGCGCGCGGAGTGCTTCTCGCGGTGTTCGGTGTGCTGTGCGTGCTTCGGGTGGACTCCATCCTCGCCCTGTATCTGGTGGCGTTCGGTGCCGGGGTCGCGGAGGTCTTCTACGACACGTCGGCGCAGGCGATCGTGCCGATGATCGTCGAGCGCCCGCTCCTGCCGCGGGCGAACGCCGCCCAGCAGGTCGCAGACCAGGCGGCCAACCAGTTCGCCGGGCCGGCACTCGGCGGAATCCTGATCGGGATCGGTGCAGCCGTCTCCTCGTTCACGTCCAGCGGGTTGTGGCTGCTCGCGGTCGCCGGCCTGCTCCTCGTGCGCGGGACCTACCGCGCCGCTCCGCAGGCAGCCCGCTCGACGCTCCGGGCAGACGTCGCCGCCGGGGTGCGCTTCCTCCTTCGAAGCCGTGTACTCCGCTCCATCACTCTCCGCGTCGGGATGACGAACTTCGCCGGGTCGGCGGTCACCGCGGTATTCGTCGTCTATGCCGTGGGGCGCGGGTCCGTTCTCGGCCTGTCGCCCGCCGGATACGGTCTGCTGCTGACCGTGTCCGCGGTCGGCAGCATCCTCGGCGGGCTTCTCGTCGCGCCCCTGCGGAAGTGGATCGGCGACCGGGGCCTGATGACCGCCAACATCATCACGCAGGCACTCCAGATCGGGGTGCCCGTGATCGCGCACGACGCGGTTGTCGTCGGCGCGGCCTTCGTGATCGGCGGCATCGGCGTCGCTTTGTGGAACGTGAGCGTCGTCACCGTGCGCCAGCGGCTCACACCGCCGGCGCTTCTCGGCCGTGTGGTGTCCGCCTACCGGCTCGTCTCCTGGGGCGCCATGCCCGTGGGTGCGTTGGCCGGCGGCCTCTTGGCCGAGGTGATGCCGATCTGGGGCGTGTTCGCGCTCATGGCGGCCGTCACGCTCGGCGCTCTCTTCGGCACGAGCAGCTGGTCTGCCGCGCGGATCGCCAGCGAGGAGTCCGAGTGACGGCGTCGACAGCGTTCCGGCCTCCTGTAGCTAGCGTTCGGCTGTGAAGATCAAGGAGACGTTCTGGCCGCCGAAGCCGAAGGAGTTGCTGAGTACTGCGTGCTGGGTCAGCTCGCGTCGCTGCGTGACGACATCGAGGTCGATGCCGGGGTCGACGGTCGAGCGGTCGAGGTTGCGTGTTGGAGGGATGATGCCGTGTTCGATGCTCAGCACAGCGATCAGGGCCTCGATCGCGCCTGCCGCTCCGAACAAGTGGCCGAGAGCGGCTTTCGGCGCTGTGACGGTTGCTCGGCCGAGCACCGCGTTGATGGCGATGGCCTCGGCGGCGTCTCCTACCTCTGTCCCCGTGGCGTGAGCGTTGACGTGCCCGATCTGTCCGGCCTCCAGCCCGGCCTGCGCCAGCGCCTTGCGCATCGCCGAGATCTGGCCGCTGCCGTCGGGAGCGGGGGCTGTGATGTGGTGGGCGTCCGCCGCGATACCCGCCCCGGCGAGCACAGCATGGATCCGGGCCCCCCGCGCGGAAGCGTGCTCTGCGCTTTCCATCACGATGATGGCGGAGCCTTCTCCGAGGACGAAACCGCTGCGGTCTGCTGCGAACGGTCGTGATGCCGATGCGGGATCGTCGGAGTGATGCGAGAGGGAGCGAGCCTGCCGGAAGCCGGCGACGGTGATCGGGGCTATCGCCGCCTCTGTGCCGCCGGCGATCACGACGTCCGCCTCGCCGGCACGGATGAGCCTGGCTCCGAAGGCGATCGCTTCGGCTCCTGAGGAGCAGGCGGAGACCGGCGTGTACGAGCCGCCGCGCGCGTTGTAGGTGATGCTGATCAGCGCGGCCGCCGCGTTCGGCATGAGCATCGGGACGGTTCGCGGCGACACGCGCCGCGCCCCCGAGGTCTCCCGCACGTCGTCCTCCCGCAGCAGCGTCTGAACGCCCCCGATGCCGGTGCCGATGACGGCGGCCAGCCTCTCGGGATCGACATCGGAGAGGTTCGCGTCGGCCCAGGCTTCCGCGGCTGCAACGAGGGCCGCCTGCTGGGACCGGTCCAGGCGCCGTGCCTGGACCGGGGGGAGCAGCGATGCTGGATCGACCGCCATCGTCCCCGCGGCGACGCCGCGGAGCTCGTCGTCCCCCGAATCTCCCAGGGCGTCACCGCGGATGCCGGACTCTCCCGCCACGAGCGCCCTCCAGGTGGAGGCGACATCCGGGCCGAGCGGCGTGATCGCGCCCAAGCCGGTCACGACGACTTCGTTCTTCTCCATAGCAAGACCATTCTTTGTATGCCATACAATTTCCTTCCTATTTGTATCACATACAATGGCGACATGGCTCAGCGGCAGACGACCCGTCGGGAACTCGCCCCTCAGAGGGAACGGGGATCTTCGACGCGCAGGCGACTGATCGATACCACGGCACGCTTGTGCAAGGAACGGCAGGGGGCGCAACTGAGCGTCGCGGAGATCGCGGAAGCTGCAGGAGTGTTCCCGAACCAGATCACCTACCACTTCGGGTCCAAGGACTCGCTCCTCGTTCATGCTGCGTTTCTCGCGATGCTCCACGACACCCGCCGCATCGAACGGATCGGACGCAACGCTGCCGACGCGGCCGCATTCCGGCGGAACATCGCGCGGACGGTTCTGGCTCTGCCCTCTCTCCCTCTCGTGGCGGGAGCGCTCGCGATCGGAATCACCAGGGCCGACCTCGCGCCCGTGATCGACCAGCACCTCCATCTGCTCTTCCGCCAATCCGAGCGCTACCTCAGCGAGCTCGTCGAGGTTCGAGGCTGGAGAGTGGACAGACCCGTCCATCAAGAGGTGAGGACGTTCTGGAGCACGGCTCTCGGGGGCGCCCTCCTCGCGCACGCAGGAGCGCACGGTACGGCCACGGACCTCGACCTGGCCGGCACACTGACCGTCGTCGACGGGAGGGACGCGATCGGCGACGAGTCCTCGTCGCGAGCGGAGGAAAGCACGGTCGCCGACTGAGAGCGGCTCGATGAGTGCCGCATTGCCCGTCGGCTCACGCCCTCTCATCCTCGATCGGCTGCAAGCGGCGGGCGCCCTGCCCGTCCTGCCCCAGGACGTCGCCGGGGTTCATGACCAGGCACACGCTGAGTGAGACGCAGCCGCAGCCGATGCACTGGCTCATCTCGCTCTGCAGTCGTTCGAGTTCACGCTGGCGGGCGGTCAGCTTGGCGCGCCAGTGCTCGTTCAGCCGGTTCCAATCGCGGAGCGAGGGCATTCGATCGGTGGGAAGCGCCTGGAATTGCTCCGCCACCTCGCTGAGTGGGATACCGAGGCGCTTGGCCACTTGGATGATCGCGATACGCCGCTCCACGTGGCGGGGATACAGACGGGTGCCTCCCTCCGTCCGCTGGGTGTGGATGAGGCCCTTCCGCTCGTAGAAGTGGAGGGCGGACGCCGCGACCCCGGTGCGGCGGACCACCTCGCCGATGGTCAGGAGGTCTGTGGGACTCGGTCGCTTGATCTCAACCATGGTTGAGATTTTACGGTGGAGCCATGACCACAGAAACACTGCAACCCTCGACCTGGCGTGCTCTCCTCCGGGGAGCCAATGGACGGATCGCCCTCGTGCTGAGCGGTGGCGTCGCCGCGTACGCCGTGACCACCTACATCACGGGCGCTGTGCTTCCGGCGCTCGCCTCCCAGCTGAACGGCGACCGCCTCTACGCCTGGGTGAACACCGCGTTCCTGGCCGCGTCCGTCATCGGGTCCGCAAGCGCGAGCCCCGTGATCGGACGGCTGGGACTCCGCGCCTCGTATCTCCTCGCGTTCGGTCTGTTCGCCGCAGGCTCGGCGGTCATCGCCGCTTCCTGGACGATGGAGATCGTCGTCGCCGGGCGTGCCGTGCAGGGAATCGGCGGCGGGCTGCTCACCGCCCTCGCGTACGTGGCGATCAGCGCTCTGCTGCCCGAGAGCCTGTGGGGCCGCGCGACCGGCCTCGTCACGGCGATGTGGGCGATCGGCGGCATCGCCGGGCCGGCGCTCGGCGGCATGTTCGGCGCACCGGGACTCTGGCGAGCGCCGTTCGTCGTCCTGGCGGCCTGCGCACTGGCGCTGGCGGTCGCCGCACGCTTCTCGGTGGCGCCGGCCGAGAACGGTTCGCCCGACGACCCACGGGCCCACGGATCCGTGGCCATCCCGTCCCTCGTCATGGTCCTTCTCGCGGTGTCCGGTCTCAGCGTCGCCGCGCTGTTCGACGGTCCGACGCGGCTGGCCTGGTCCGCGGGCGGTGTGCTCCTGCTCGTGCTCTTCCTCGTCGTGGACAGTCGAGCGAGGTCGAGCATGCTCCCGAAGGCGACCTATGCGCGGGGGTCACGACTGCGGTGGGTCTACCTGTTGGTCGCGGTCCTGGCCGGGTCGGTGATGATCGAAGCGTTCATCCCGTTGTTCGGGCAGCGGCTGGGCCTGTCGCCGTTCGGGGCCGGGTACCTCGGCGCTGTGCCGTCGATCGGCTGGACGGTGGCCCAATTCGCGAGCGTCTCGGTGACCGCGACGCGGACGCGGGCACTCCTGCGCGTCCTCGGCCCCGTCGTGACCCTCGCCGGCTTCGTCACCATCGCGGCGACCGGCGGCCTGGGCGGCCCGTGGATGCTGTGGTGGCTCCCCGCGCTGGCGGCCATCGGCGGCGGTGTGGGGCTGGCGTTCCCGCACCTGGCCGTTGCGGCCATGGCGATGGGACGCGGCGACGCCGATTCGGCACAGACCTCCGCCGGGATCAGCGTCGTGCAGCTCCTCAGCAACACCGTCTTCACCGCCTTCTGCGGCCTCCTGCTCACCACGCACATCGGCGGACTCACCGACGCGCAAGGGATGGCCGGCGGTCTCGCAATCCTGGTAGCGATCGGTGTGGTCGTCGGCCTCGGCGGCCTCCCACGGGCGCGTTAGCAGGATCCGGGCCACCTGAGCCAGACGGACGCGGAGGACTTTGGTCCCGGAGGTGGAGACGTCCGCTTGCCATCCTTCACCATGTGGGTCGCGCCGACGCGGCTGGTGAATGGCTGCGTGATGCAGCTGCAGGACGAGACCGCGGACGTCGCGGGGCGAGGTGGTGCACGTGGGAGATGGGTCGGGTCGCCAGGCTCACGTCGGCGTGATCGCCGAGGTCGTGGACGCTCCACGGGAGGGCCGGCCTCGGGAATGGGAGGGCGCGTCCGAGTGGGAGGTGCGTATGAGCTACGCCGAGACGTGGGTGAACGTGGGATTCACTGATCCGCGAGAGGTGGCCGCCTGGATCGCGGAAGGCGTGCACCACGCCGGGATCGCGGCGGACGCCTATCGTGCGGGCTTTCGCCCGGACGACCCGTGGGTGGAACGCTCCCCTGCGGGGATCGTCCCCCTTCGGCAGGAGCCCCTCACGCCACCGAACTGGTTGGCCGTGCGTGCGAACCGTGCGCGGGCTCGCCGGGAGTGGCGAGCTCAGGAGGCCAAGCGACGACGTGCCGAGAAGCTGTTCAATGCGCAGATGAGCCAGCTCGCCTGGTTGACGCGTTCGCTGGACTTCGACTCCGGTTTCGGAGCCGTCAGTCTCGAACTGATCGGCAGCTCCGATGTTCCCGTGATCGAGGCCGATGTCATCCGCGGGTACGACGAGTATGCGGACGCGCTCATGCTGCTGCGCGAGCGGCTGGCGCGCGTGCCGGAGCTCTCCGAGGGTGATCTCGCGCGCGTTCGGAGCGGGCTTTCGCGCTGGCAGGGGGTGGGTGAGGTCATCGCCCGTCACGTCCACGTGTGCAGCCGACCTATCCGGCACACGATCGAGGCGCAGCTCGCCGCCGATCAGGAGTGGCTCGAGCAGGCCCGACAGCTCCGCTGGTGACGAAGGCGCCCCAGGGAAAGAAGGGCGTGAGCGCTGGCTTTCGATCCCTGGCGGCCTCAGGGGGAGGGCCACTCGACGATGTGCTTCGCGGCGTCGGCTGCTTCTTGTCGGGAGTGGACGCCGAGTTTGCGGTACAGAGAGCGCACGCCGGCCTTGAGGGTGTTGGGGCTGATGAAGAGTTCGGAGGCGATGTTCTGCATCGGCATTCCCGTGGAGATCAGTGCCAAGATCTCGCGTTCGCGGGCGCTGAGGTCGGGGCGGTCCGCGACCGCGAGAGCATGACCGCCCCCTTGCGGGGGTGTACCCGAGATTTCGGCGAGCGTTGAAACAGTGCGCGGAGAGATGACGGAGTACACGGAGAGCAGTTGCTCGCGCGTGATGATGGCGTCCGCGTGCCGGTACGCGGACGCGGCCATCCCCCGATGACCGAGTGCCAGGTGGGATGCGGCGGACAGCAGCAGGGCGGAGGCTTGGAGCCGGGGAGCGGACGCCTGTGGGATGGCCTCATCGGATTGCGCTAGAGCGTCCGGGTAGCGGCCTTCGCGCGATGCCTGGGCGGCCATCAGAATGCGATCGAAAGCAGTAGGAGGATCGGCCGGGGCGTGGTCGATGCGCATCCGCGGCCGGATTCTGGCCAGTTGCGCCTGGGCTGCTCGAACGTAGCGGCTGTTCGCGCCGGCGTCGTGGAGGACTTCGGGGTGCCGTTCCAACTCGGTGTCGAGTTGCGTTTGAGCGAAGCCGCCGACGTCGCGTGTCTCGAGGAGGGCGGAAAGCCAGACCGCTGCCGCCCATTGCTCGCCGAGGGGAAGACCGAGCGCGCGCGAGAGCTGCCTGTCGGCGTCCTTGTTCCCGCGGTCGTAACCGAGCAGTGCTGTGGCGAGGAAGTAGATGACGTCGTAGCGGCCGCTCGTGGCCGGTTCGGCCGTCGCCCTCGCAAGCCACATCTCGGCGTATCGGAGCCGCCCGCGTTCGGCGTGGTACCAGGCGACATGGCTTGCTGCGCGTCGGGCGATCACGGGCTGATCGGTCAGGCGGCCGAGGTTGAAGGCCGCCTCGTATTCGGCGATCGCGCCGACGGCGTCCGCGGCGTCCAGGGAACGTCCCCATTGGAAG
Proteins encoded:
- a CDS encoding beta-ketoacyl-[acyl-carrier-protein] synthase family protein; this encodes MEKNEVVVTGLGAITPLGPDVASTWRALVAGESGIRGDALGDSGDDELRGVAAGTMAVDPASLLPPVQARRLDRSQQAALVAAAEAWADANLSDVDPERLAAVIGTGIGGVQTLLREDDVRETSGARRVSPRTVPMLMPNAAAALISITYNARGGSYTPVSACSSGAEAIAFGARLIRAGEADVVIAGGTEAAIAPITVAGFRQARSLSHHSDDPASASRPFAADRSGFVLGEGSAIIVMESAEHASARGARIHAVLAGAGIAADAHHITAPAPDGSGQISAMRKALAQAGLEAGQIGHVNAHATGTEVGDAAEAIAINAVLGRATVTAPKAALGHLFGAAGAIEALIAVLSIEHGIIPPTRNLDRSTVDPGIDLDVVTQRRELTQHAVLSNSFGFGGQNVSLIFTAER
- a CDS encoding MarR family winged helix-turn-helix transcriptional regulator, whose translation is MAESATAAEPTKRTRISAVSAWESLFRAQVAVMRTLAAEFPTRDISFNEYDVLFNLSRQPNRELRLRDLNKHVLLTQPSVSRLVDRLVARGLVAKCPEPSDARGTVIRLTDTGYDMFRRVAVDHMKTITDRVGGRLTPEELETLVILCDKLRDAS
- the soxR gene encoding redox-sensitive transcriptional activator SoxR — encoded protein: MVEIKRPSPTDLLTIGEVVRRTGVAASALHFYERKGLIHTQRTEGGTRLYPRHVERRIAIIQVAKRLGIPLSEVAEQFQALPTDRMPSLRDWNRLNEHWRAKLTARQRELERLQSEMSQCIGCGCVSLSVCLVMNPGDVLGQDGQGARRLQPIEDERA
- a CDS encoding MFS transporter; translation: MVQTPAARTTAASPALGGRYWVLLTGSTLSSLADGSFKVALLLVAKATTGSPALIAGVSFAATLPWLLASLPAGAIADRGDRRRIMLAANIARGVLLAVFGVLCVLRVDSILALYLVAFGAGVAEVFYDTSAQAIVPMIVERPLLPRANAAQQVADQAANQFAGPALGGILIGIGAAVSSFTSSGLWLLAVAGLLLVRGTYRAAPQAARSTLRADVAAGVRFLLRSRVLRSITLRVGMTNFAGSAVTAVFVVYAVGRGSVLGLSPAGYGLLLTVSAVGSILGGLLVAPLRKWIGDRGLMTANIITQALQIGVPVIAHDAVVVGAAFVIGGIGVALWNVSVVTVRQRLTPPALLGRVVSAYRLVSWGAMPVGALAGGLLAEVMPIWGVFALMAAVTLGALFGTSSWSAARIASEESE
- a CDS encoding transglycosylase domain-containing protein is translated as MRWGWAPALVGFVALSGLAGVLAAAAVTPAVALTGSAADSTISVFDGLPEYIKVEPLAQASTMYALSNGQQVPIASFYSQNRVEVGWDGISQNLKDAAIATEDPRFYEHGGVDVTGTIRGAMLTALHKSVQGGSSITQQYVKNILVQRCENKQPDPTATEAVQKKQLTVYEACYDDATKVDPSRKLKEMRYAIGLEKEYSKNDILQSYLNIALFGGRVYGVQSAAEYYFGVAAKDVNVQQAATLIAILNNPDNLRIDRPDDKENGAANGYKETLDRRNYVLDRMLANGKITKEEHDAARATKVEPKITPTQNGCMTAQQYNAAFFCDYVEHVIKQDTIFGKTDDDRTNYLTRGGLKIYTTLNLDLQNQAQQAVSAYIPPTSPRLDLGSSNVSVEVGTGRVVTMVQNRPYDNTAAPAPGTTAVNYNTDYDYGASEGFQTGSAYKVFDLLEWLQEGHSLYQTVSGTQHVFPQTQFHASDPCNDIGGAPWNVSNDEGESVTSTTVMNATAQSINTIFAKMATQLDLCGIKQRAKDLLVHGADEAQNPFMSNPSSVLGTNYIAPLTMATAYAGLANNGVACSPIAIDKIVDADGAEHAVPKSTCSPTPIDPQVAAAAIYALQGVLRGGGTASAANPGDGIPIFGKTGTTDNSLENWLVTSTTKVAQATWVGNVQGQVALRSQTFQGIGGGNVKFSIVKRIQTALNAAYGGGAFPSPSGKFTTAPVAPKPPTAPGGPTAPAPGAGGNPGNGGGNGGGNGGPGKPGKP
- a CDS encoding TetR/AcrR family transcriptional regulator C-terminal domain-containing protein, encoding MDTTARLCKERQGAQLSVAEIAEAAGVFPNQITYHFGSKDSLLVHAAFLAMLHDTRRIERIGRNAADAAAFRRNIARTVLALPSLPLVAGALAIGITRADLAPVIDQHLHLLFRQSERYLSELVEVRGWRVDRPVHQEVRTFWSTALGGALLAHAGAHGTATDLDLAGTLTVVDGRDAIGDESSSRAEESTVAD
- a CDS encoding helix-turn-helix domain-containing protein; the protein is MGYNIMSATCPSRIVLRRIGARWTVFIINALEHEPMRFTALADRIQGITPKVLAETLRSLEHDGLVSRTVYDENPPRVEYALTDLGRSLLVPLRAVRRWAEEHVPDVLTARAASTGEAQ
- a CDS encoding MFS transporter, with amino-acid sequence MTTETLQPSTWRALLRGANGRIALVLSGGVAAYAVTTYITGAVLPALASQLNGDRLYAWVNTAFLAASVIGSASASPVIGRLGLRASYLLAFGLFAAGSAVIAASWTMEIVVAGRAVQGIGGGLLTALAYVAISALLPESLWGRATGLVTAMWAIGGIAGPALGGMFGAPGLWRAPFVVLAACALALAVAARFSVAPAENGSPDDPRAHGSVAIPSLVMVLLAVSGLSVAALFDGPTRLAWSAGGVLLLVLFLVVDSRARSSMLPKATYARGSRLRWVYLLVAVLAGSVMIEAFIPLFGQRLGLSPFGAGYLGAVPSIGWTVAQFASVSVTATRTRALLRVLGPVVTLAGFVTIAATGGLGGPWMLWWLPALAAIGGGVGLAFPHLAVAAMAMGRGDADSAQTSAGISVVQLLSNTVFTAFCGLLLTTHIGGLTDAQGMAGGLAILVAIGVVVGLGGLPRAR
- a CDS encoding helix-turn-helix transcriptional regulator, with amino-acid sequence MTASKNGAVDDQQRIDPRRNPGLLPVVVSRAVARAGWRHATRIIGQHWDAFAECAPQQLLEALKALPGEAFVEQPSYVVAANYLHQVVLGGDPAAFFNDGRFSTGAVDGKANLDTLVFLTGETAGARTNGRLEDARNAANRARDALRSMTPADRASIASDLPHLHFQWGRSLDAADAVGAIAEYEAAFNLGRLTDQPVIARRAASHVAWYHAERGRLRYAEMWLARATAEPATSGRYDVIYFLATALLGYDRGNKDADRQLSRALGLPLGEQWAAAVWLSALLETRDVGGFAQTQLDTELERHPEVLHDAGANSRYVRAAQAQLARIRPRMRIDHAPADPPTAFDRILMAAQASREGRYPDALAQSDEAIPQASAPRLQASALLLSAASHLALGHRGMAASAYRHADAIITREQLLSVYSVISPRTVSTLAEISGTPPQGGGHALAVADRPDLSAREREILALISTGMPMQNIASELFISPNTLKAGVRSLYRKLGVHSRQEAADAAKHIVEWPSP